In Pseudomonas putida, a genomic segment contains:
- a CDS encoding response regulator — translation MRVLLVEDHLQLAESVALALKSQGLTVDVLHDGVAADLALASEEYAVAVLDVGLPRMDGFEVLARLRGRGKNLPVLMLTARSDVKDRVHGLNLGADDYLAKPFELSELEARVKALLRRSVLGGERQQRCGPLVYDLDTRRFSLGEDNLTLTLREQSVLEALIARPGRVMSKEQLAAQVFGLDEEASPDAIEIYIHRLRKKLDGQPVGIVTFRGLGYLLEHRDA, via the coding sequence ATGCGTGTGCTGCTGGTCGAAGACCATCTGCAACTGGCTGAAAGCGTGGCCCTGGCCCTCAAGAGCCAAGGCTTGACCGTGGATGTGCTGCATGACGGCGTGGCCGCCGACCTGGCCCTGGCCAGCGAGGAGTATGCCGTGGCGGTGCTCGATGTCGGGTTGCCGCGCATGGACGGTTTCGAGGTGCTGGCGCGCCTGCGCGGTCGCGGCAAGAACCTGCCGGTGCTGATGTTGACCGCGCGCAGCGACGTCAAGGACCGCGTTCATGGCCTGAACCTTGGGGCCGACGACTACCTGGCCAAGCCTTTCGAGCTGAGCGAGCTCGAGGCCCGGGTCAAGGCCCTACTGCGCCGCAGCGTGCTCGGTGGCGAGCGCCAGCAGCGCTGCGGGCCGCTGGTCTACGACCTGGACACCCGGCGCTTCAGCCTGGGCGAGGACAACCTGACCCTGACCCTGCGCGAGCAGAGCGTATTGGAAGCCCTGATTGCCCGCCCAGGCCGGGTGATGAGCAAGGAGCAACTGGCCGCTCAGGTATTCGGCCTGGACGAGGAAGCCAGCCCGGACGCCATCGAGATCTACATCCATCGCCTGCGCAAGAAGCTCGACGGCCAGCCGGTGGGCATCGTCACCTTCCGGGGCCTGGGCTACCTGCTCGAGCATCGCGATGCGTGA
- a CDS encoding sensor histidine kinase, translated as MRDAGSLRGRLLGNLALLLVVLMLASGLSAYWNGREAADTAYDRTLLASARTIAAGLSQRDGSLSADVPYVALDTFAYDSAGRIYYQVLDIDHTLISGYENLPSPPPGTPRTDDYPALARFYNATYLGQDVRVVSLLRAVSEPNMNGMAEIRVAETEEARVRMARGLMADTLLRLGMLALGALLMVWFAVSAALRPLERLRSAVEERQPDDLRALPVVPVQRELRPLVGALNHFTERLRAQFERQAQFIADAAHELRTPLAALKARVELGLRSEQPEQWRQTLDAAVQGTDRLTHLANQLLSLARVENGARAIAEGGAQRLDLSQLTRELGMAMAPLAHKRGVALALEAEQPVWLKGEPTLLNELLSNLVDNALAHTPVGGNVILRVVAPAVLEVEDDGPGIPEEERARVFERFYRRSAQGSGLGLAIVGEICRAHLAQISLHDGEKGGLKVRVSFPAD; from the coding sequence ATGCGTGACGCCGGCAGCCTGCGCGGGCGGCTGCTGGGTAACCTGGCGCTGCTGCTGGTGGTGCTGATGCTGGCCAGTGGTTTGAGCGCGTACTGGAACGGCCGCGAGGCGGCCGACACTGCCTACGACCGTACTCTCCTGGCCTCGGCGCGGACCATCGCCGCCGGCCTTTCGCAGCGTGACGGCAGCCTGAGCGCCGATGTGCCCTACGTGGCCCTGGACACGTTCGCCTACGACAGTGCCGGGCGCATCTACTACCAGGTGCTGGACATCGACCACACGTTGATCTCGGGCTACGAGAACCTGCCATCGCCACCGCCGGGTACGCCCCGCACCGATGACTACCCGGCGCTGGCGCGCTTCTACAACGCCACGTACCTCGGCCAGGACGTGCGTGTGGTGAGCCTGCTGCGGGCGGTGAGCGAGCCGAACATGAATGGCATGGCCGAGATCCGCGTGGCGGAAACCGAAGAAGCACGGGTACGCATGGCGCGGGGGTTGATGGCCGATACCTTGTTGCGCCTGGGGATGCTGGCGCTCGGCGCGTTGCTGATGGTCTGGTTTGCCGTCAGCGCCGCGCTGCGGCCTCTGGAACGCTTGCGCTCGGCGGTCGAAGAACGCCAGCCCGACGACCTGCGAGCCTTGCCGGTGGTACCGGTGCAGCGCGAGCTGCGGCCGCTGGTGGGCGCGCTCAACCACTTCACCGAGCGCCTGCGCGCGCAGTTCGAGCGCCAGGCGCAGTTCATCGCCGATGCCGCCCACGAGTTGCGCACACCCTTGGCAGCGCTCAAGGCGCGGGTCGAACTGGGCCTGCGCTCGGAGCAGCCCGAGCAGTGGCGCCAGACCCTGGACGCTGCGGTCCAGGGCACCGATCGCCTGACCCACCTGGCCAATCAGCTGCTGTCGTTGGCGCGCGTGGAGAACGGGGCCCGGGCGATTGCCGAAGGGGGCGCCCAGCGCCTGGACCTGAGCCAGCTCACGCGCGAGCTGGGCATGGCCATGGCGCCACTTGCGCACAAGCGTGGCGTGGCCTTGGCATTGGAGGCCGAGCAGCCGGTGTGGCTCAAAGGGGAGCCGACCCTGCTCAACGAGTTGCTCAGCAACCTGGTCGACAACGCCCTGGCCCACACGCCGGTGGGGGGGAACGTGATCCTGCGGGTTGTGGCGCCGGCGGTGCTCGAAGTCGAGGACGATGGCCCGGGGATTCCCGAGGAGGAGCGTGCGCGCGTGTTCGAGCGGTTCTATCGACGCAGCGCCCAGGGCAGTGGCCTGGGCCTGGCAATCGTCGGTGAGATCTGCCGGGCGCACCTGGCACAGATCAGCCTGCATGATGGGGAGAAGGGCGGGTTGAAGGTGCGGGTAAGTTTCCCCGCCGATTGA